DNA sequence from the bacterium genome:
AATCGCAGAAGGCGGTCTTGTCCACCCCGTAGTAGGCTTCGTTCCACTTTCCGTCGGCCCCGCCGATCCCCACCCGGGGGGTGAGGAAGAACGGGCTCATATCGAGGAAATAGCCGAGGTCGGCTTTCCCGTAGAACCCTTCGGCGTAATCGAAATCCCAGTAGATGTCGAACTCGATGAAGAGGGGCCGACCCCAGGACATCTCCAGGGCGAGTTCCTGGGTCTTGTGGCGGTTGTGCTCGGGGTAATAGTAGTAGACGTACATCAGGGAGACGCCGCCCTCGGCGGTCCGCCGCGCCAGGCCGCCCCGGAAGCGCCACTGGGAGAAATCCCCCTTGAGCCCGTCGACGTTGGTCATGTCCAGGGTCCCGTCGGCGCCGATCTCGACACCGCTTTCGTTGAGGCGGATCGAGGGCTGGAAGACGAAATCGGGGTTGTACTCCAACCCCCTCCAGATGTACTGGGAGGGGAAGAGGGCGGTGACGTCGCCGTTGAACTCCTGGCCGCCCTCCTGCGGTTGGAAATAGGGCTGGGCCGGGGCCGAGGCGGCGGCGGCCAGACCGAGGATGCAGATCAGCGCGGCCGTTCTTGACATGAGGTTTCTCTCCCGATTAAGCTGTTGGCGGGTTTACCGGGATAGAGGATAGAGCCAATGCCGTCGGGGAACAAGGTCAAGTTTCGAAGGAAAACGGCGCTCCTCTTCCTGGCCGTGGCCGCCGCCGGGTGGTCCTGCGGGGGGCCCGAGGCGCCCCGGCCCGGGGAGAAGGGGGAAGACCTCGTCCCCGAGCGGACCGCCCGGGTGGACTACGTGATCGACGGCGACACCCTCATCCTCGAGGACGGGGAACGGATCCGGTTCCTCGGCATCAACGCCCCCGAGATCAGGAAACTCTCCGGGGGGAGCTACCACGGGACCGACGAGCCCTGGGGGCGGGACGCGGCCAACTTCCTGGGGCGCCTGGTGGAGGGCAGGGAGGTGGGGCTGGTCTTCGACGAGCCCCGCACCGGCAAGTACGGCCGCACCCTGGCCTACGTGGTCTACAACGGGGAACTGGTCAACGGAGTGCTCCTGCGCGAGGGGTACGCCCGCTACGCCGACTACGGCAACGCCCTGCTCCGCGGCGAAGAGCTGCGGGCCCGGGAGGCCGAGGCCAAGGCCCGGCGGCGGGGCCTCTGGGAAAACCAGCCGGGGAGCTTCCGCCCCCCCTCCTACCTGACCGGGGGCAAGCACTGCGATTTTTATTTCCGCCCCGAAGACCCGGCCCTGGTCCAGGTCCCGGAGGCGGAACGGTTCCGCGTGACCGGCGGGGAAGCGGAGGCCATGGGCCTGGCTTCCTTCGCCGAAACGGCGGCGGACGATTCCCGCTAGGCCGGCGGCGGGTTGCGG
Encoded proteins:
- a CDS encoding thermonuclease family protein, whose product is MPSGNKVKFRRKTALLFLAVAAAGWSCGGPEAPRPGEKGEDLVPERTARVDYVIDGDTLILEDGERIRFLGINAPEIRKLSGGSYHGTDEPWGRDAANFLGRLVEGREVGLVFDEPRTGKYGRTLAYVVYNGELVNGVLLREGYARYADYGNALLRGEELRAREAEAKARRRGLWENQPGSFRPPSYLTGGKHCDFYFRPEDPALVQVPEAERFRVTGGEAEAMGLASFAETAADDSR